The proteins below are encoded in one region of Sedimentibacter sp. zth1:
- a CDS encoding MBOAT family protein: MVFSSIVFLFRFLPIVLLIYYLIPNKCKNLSLLFFSLLFYSWGEPKYFFIMIASICVDYTLSLIIDNNRDKKLLCKVALLLSIMFNLGMLLFFKYYDFFIVNINKVFGLNISLLRLILPLGISFYTFQTMSYTIDVYRGKVKAERNIINFGTFVTMFPQLIAGPIVKYTDINVELKERKINYSQIQDGAETFILGLGRKVLIANNVGMLWDEVQTLGFSNISTPLAWLGVLAFTFQIYFDFSGYSLMAIGLGKMLGFNFPQNFNYPYISRSATEFWRRWHMTLGSWFREYVYIPLGGNRVGPFRKYFNIVLIWFLTGFWHGANFNFMLWGLMFAVLLIVEKRGFNKFLDKYRVFSHIYLILMVMLSWVLFSLTDLGQVAQLYKKMFIFTGGLDFIYYIRNYFVILVIAGILSTPVLKNIFNKVSKDANWIRISVTAIILILSVAYLVDATYNPFLYFRF; the protein is encoded by the coding sequence ATGGTATTTAGTAGTATTGTTTTTTTATTTAGATTTTTACCGATAGTATTATTAATTTATTATCTTATACCTAATAAATGCAAAAATCTATCTTTATTATTTTTTAGCTTATTGTTTTATTCATGGGGAGAACCAAAATACTTTTTTATAATGATAGCTTCTATCTGTGTTGATTATACATTATCATTAATTATAGACAACAATAGAGATAAAAAATTGCTTTGCAAAGTAGCACTTTTACTTTCAATAATGTTCAATTTGGGAATGTTATTATTCTTTAAATATTATGATTTCTTTATTGTTAACATAAATAAGGTATTTGGACTTAACATAAGTTTATTAAGATTAATATTACCATTGGGAATTAGTTTTTATACATTCCAGACAATGTCTTATACAATAGATGTTTATAGAGGGAAAGTTAAAGCTGAAAGAAATATTATTAACTTTGGAACGTTTGTTACTATGTTTCCACAGCTAATAGCAGGTCCGATTGTTAAATATACAGATATAAATGTAGAATTAAAGGAAAGAAAAATAAATTATTCTCAAATTCAAGATGGAGCTGAAACGTTCATTTTGGGATTAGGCAGAAAGGTTTTAATTGCAAATAATGTTGGTATGCTATGGGATGAAGTTCAGACATTAGGTTTTTCAAACATATCTACGCCTCTTGCGTGGCTTGGTGTTTTAGCTTTTACATTTCAAATATACTTTGATTTTAGCGGTTATTCATTAATGGCGATAGGGCTTGGTAAAATGTTAGGTTTTAATTTTCCTCAAAACTTTAATTATCCTTACATATCAAGAAGTGCAACAGAGTTTTGGAGAAGATGGCATATGACTTTGGGTTCATGGTTTAGAGAATATGTATATATTCCTCTCGGTGGTAATAGAGTTGGACCATTTAGAAAATATTTTAACATTGTATTAATATGGTTTTTAACTGGATTCTGGCATGGTGCTAATTTTAACTTTATGCTATGGGGACTTATGTTTGCCGTATTGCTAATAGTAGAAAAAAGAGGCTTTAATAAGTTTTTAGATAAGTATCGAGTTTTTTCACATATTTACTTAATATTAATGGTTATGCTTAGCTGGGTACTATTCAGTTTAACTGATTTAGGACAAGTAGCTCAACTATATAAAAAAATGTTTATTTTTACCGGAGGACTAGATTTTATATACTATATCAGAAACTATTTTGTCATACTTGTTATAGCAGGAATATTGTCTACTCCAGTATTAAAAAACATATTTAATAAAGTATCAAAAGATGCAAACTGGATTAGGATTTCTGTAACTGCTATTATACTTATTTTGTCTGTAGCTTATCTAGTGGATGCAACTTATAATCCATTTTTGTATTTTAGATTTTAG
- a CDS encoding NAD(+) synthase: MKGYNFVRVGAAVPKIEVANCKFNIESIFEIIKDAEKNKVMVLNFPELCVTGYTCADLFYQASLIDECENSINDLLDMTSNIDMLIVVGAPVKMGSTLYNCAIAMYKGKILCIVPKSYLPNYGEFYEKRWFSMADDLNTLSVNYCGQNTFISTKVLIQHETIKDLCIGIEICEDLWSAIAPSTFQTLAGASLILNLSASNDYVGKGEYRKAIVESQSSKCMCAYIYSSAGFGESSTDLVFGGQSVIYENGLLLAETEKYKMVSQYIYTEIDTEKLATYRQRNNTFADCAGKYDIEYEKVYFNANIDNFELTRLVDATPFIPKNKNIRNERCNEIFNIQISGLAKRIEHISAKALIVGISGGLDSTLALLVCAKTCDKLGLDRKMIKAITMPGFGTTDRTYNNSVEMIKKIGATFREINITNSVLQHFKDIKHDLKNANVVYENSQARERTQILMDIANQEGGFVIGTGDLSELALGWATYNGDQMSMYGVNASIPKTLIRYIIKWIADNEFNDNIKNVLLDVLDTPVSPELLPPDKEGKISQKTEEIVGPYELHDFFIYNVLRFGYRPDKVFYLACKAFEKKYDKEIIYKWLKNFYYRFFSQQYKRTCMPDGPKVGSVCLSPRGDLRMPTDASVKIWIDQMENISL, from the coding sequence TTGAAAGGTTATAATTTTGTTAGAGTTGGAGCAGCAGTTCCAAAAATTGAGGTAGCAAATTGTAAATTTAATATAGAAAGTATATTTGAAATTATAAAAGATGCGGAAAAAAATAAAGTAATGGTTTTGAATTTTCCTGAACTTTGTGTAACTGGATATACATGTGCAGATTTATTTTATCAGGCATCTTTGATAGATGAATGTGAAAATTCTATAAATGATTTATTGGATATGACAAGTAATATTGATATGTTAATAGTAGTTGGAGCTCCTGTAAAGATGGGTTCAACATTATATAATTGTGCAATTGCAATGTATAAGGGGAAAATATTATGTATTGTTCCTAAATCTTATCTACCTAATTATGGTGAATTCTACGAGAAAAGATGGTTTAGTATGGCAGATGATTTGAATACATTAAGTGTCAATTATTGTGGACAAAATACTTTCATATCTACAAAAGTGTTGATACAACATGAAACTATTAAGGATTTATGTATAGGAATAGAAATATGCGAAGACTTATGGAGTGCTATTGCACCAAGTACATTTCAGACCTTGGCAGGTGCAAGCTTGATTCTTAATTTATCAGCGTCCAATGATTATGTTGGAAAAGGCGAATATAGAAAGGCAATAGTAGAATCACAATCATCAAAATGTATGTGTGCATATATTTATTCTTCTGCTGGATTTGGTGAGTCTAGTACTGATTTGGTATTTGGAGGGCAAAGTGTAATATATGAAAACGGCTTATTGTTAGCAGAAACAGAAAAATATAAAATGGTGAGCCAATATATATATACGGAGATTGATACTGAAAAGCTAGCTACATATAGACAAAGAAATAACACGTTTGCAGATTGTGCAGGAAAGTATGATATCGAATACGAAAAAGTATACTTTAATGCAAATATCGATAATTTTGAATTGACTAGACTAGTTGATGCAACACCATTTATACCTAAAAACAAAAATATAAGAAATGAAAGATGTAATGAAATATTCAATATACAAATTAGTGGACTTGCTAAAAGGATTGAACATATAAGTGCAAAAGCTTTGATAGTTGGAATATCAGGGGGATTAGATTCAACTCTTGCCTTGCTTGTTTGTGCAAAAACTTGTGATAAACTTGGGTTAGATAGAAAAATGATTAAAGCAATAACAATGCCAGGTTTTGGAACTACTGATAGAACATATAATAATTCTGTAGAAATGATAAAAAAAATTGGTGCAACATTTAGAGAAATAAACATAACAAATTCAGTATTACAACATTTTAAAGATATAAAGCACGATTTAAAAAACGCAAATGTTGTTTATGAAAATTCTCAAGCTAGAGAACGTACTCAGATACTTATGGATATTGCTAATCAAGAAGGTGGGTTTGTAATTGGTACAGGAGATTTATCAGAATTAGCACTTGGATGGGCAACATACAATGGTGACCAAATGTCTATGTATGGAGTTAATGCATCGATTCCTAAAACATTAATACGATATATAATTAAATGGATTGCAGATAATGAATTTAATGATAATATCAAAAATGTGTTATTGGATGTATTAGATACTCCTGTTAGTCCAGAATTATTACCACCTGATAAAGAAGGAAAGATTTCACAAAAAACCGAAGAAATAGTAGGACCTTATGAACTGCATGATTTCTTTATATATAATGTTTTAAGATTTGGATATAGACCAGATAAGGTTTTTTACCTTGCATGTAAAGCGTTTGAAAAAAAATATGACAAGGAAATAATTTACAAGTGGTTGAAAAATTTTTATTATAGATTTTTTTCACAGCAATATAAAAGAACCTGTATGCCTGATGGACCAAAGGTTGGGAGTGTTTGCTTATCTCCTAGAGGTGATTTGAGAATGCCTACTGATGCATCAGTGAAAATATGGATTGATCAAATGGAAAATATTTCATTGTAA
- the hisS gene encoding histidine--tRNA ligase: MKVNVNPAKGMRDFLPKEKEIRDYVENVIINTYKQSGFELIETPVIENIENLVSSNGGDNLKLIYKILKRGNKLSNFSDMNESDLSDLGLRYDLTVPLSRFYCNNKSKLSTIFKSLQVGNVFRAERAQKGRYRSFKQCDIDIIGDNTSNAEIELITTTSKALSTLNVNKFSIRINDRRILKGVILSCGFTESEFDNVCIIVDKLDKIGIEGIEKELLAKEYNSDNINKLICALNDINATGTASLNQYGVDNKVIENIDYIINSVKEISEGKYNIVFDFTLVRGMGYYTGTIFEIQYEGLGYSIGGGGRYDKMIGKFIGEDIPAIGFSIGFERLVNQLIEENFKVPNLQKIVLLYNNEDSYTEVVKKANELREKGFSVSTYEKAKKLGKQLSQFETLGFRGYAIFEKDDTNVKDFNK, encoded by the coding sequence ATGAAAGTTAATGTTAATCCAGCAAAAGGCATGAGAGACTTTTTGCCTAAAGAGAAAGAAATAAGAGACTATGTAGAAAATGTCATCATAAATACCTATAAGCAATCAGGATTTGAACTTATTGAAACACCAGTAATTGAAAACATTGAAAATTTAGTAAGCAGTAATGGTGGAGATAATTTAAAGCTAATATACAAAATTCTAAAACGTGGGAATAAGCTTAGCAATTTTTCTGATATGAATGAAAGTGATTTATCAGATTTAGGTCTTAGATATGACTTAACTGTTCCACTTAGCAGATTTTATTGTAACAATAAATCTAAACTATCTACAATATTTAAATCTTTACAGGTTGGAAATGTTTTTAGAGCTGAAAGAGCGCAAAAGGGAAGGTATAGAAGCTTCAAACAATGTGATATTGATATTATAGGCGATAACACTTCAAATGCAGAAATAGAACTTATAACAACAACTTCTAAAGCATTAAGTACACTAAATGTAAATAAATTTTCCATAAGAATTAATGATAGAAGAATATTGAAGGGTGTAATTTTATCATGTGGCTTTACTGAAAGTGAATTTGACAATGTTTGTATCATTGTAGATAAACTTGATAAGATTGGCATTGAAGGTATAGAAAAAGAACTTTTAGCTAAAGAATACAATTCTGACAACATTAATAAATTAATTTGTGCACTGAATGATATAAATGCAACTGGAACAGCTTCTCTAAATCAATATGGAGTAGATAATAAAGTTATAGAAAATATAGACTATATCATAAATTCTGTTAAAGAAATTTCAGAAGGCAAATATAACATTGTATTTGATTTTACATTGGTTAGAGGAATGGGCTACTACACAGGTACAATATTTGAAATTCAATATGAAGGTCTTGGCTACTCAATCGGCGGTGGTGGACGATATGATAAAATGATAGGCAAATTTATCGGTGAAGACATACCTGCTATTGGTTTTTCTATAGGTTTCGAAAGACTTGTTAATCAGTTAATTGAAGAAAATTTTAAAGTCCCAAATCTTCAAAAAATAGTTTTATTGTACAATAACGAAGATAGTTATACTGAAGTAGTAAAAAAAGCTAATGAACTTAGAGAAAAAGGATTCTCTGTTTCTACTTATGAAAAAGCTAAAAAGCTTGGAAAACAGCTTTCACAATTTGAAACATTAGGATTTAGAGGATATGCAATATTTGAAAAAGATGACACAAATGTTAAAGATTTTAATAAATAA
- a CDS encoding aminopeptidase P family protein, which translates to MNKEFFINNRKKFAEKMKDYSVAVFFSKEAPRESLDQSHKFVVDRNFFYLTGINKENMVLAISKVNGVVTEQLFIPPVNETFEKWFGIVLRKEEAQEISGIQNIVDRDSFESTLCSKLSSMDLFENLYIVTAYANMEEFDDEYRAIAKKVKNQLPSVNILNSLGLMMELRVHKQPEEIEEVKTSIKYTKEALEFLMKNMKPDMYEYQVRAHYEYQLMLRNSSPSFATIAASGKSGVILHHVDLKNQIHDGELVLCDLGALSNMYASDITRTYPVNGKFTQRQKDIYNIVLGAQDVTMDIMKPGISEIDVNNAVIKYFAKELKAIKLISDDSEVSKYYYHSVGHPLGLDLHDLRCRDRKMAENNIYTVEPGLYIAEEGIGIRIEDDVLVTKNGNINLSKDIIKTVNDIENFMK; encoded by the coding sequence ATGAACAAAGAATTTTTTATCAATAATAGAAAAAAATTTGCTGAAAAAATGAAAGATTATTCAGTAGCAGTTTTCTTTTCAAAGGAAGCTCCAAGAGAAAGCTTGGATCAAAGTCATAAATTTGTAGTAGATAGGAACTTTTTTTATTTAACAGGTATTAATAAAGAAAATATGGTTTTAGCTATTTCTAAAGTTAATGGTGTTGTAACTGAGCAATTATTTATTCCTCCAGTAAATGAAACATTTGAAAAGTGGTTTGGAATTGTTTTAAGAAAAGAAGAAGCTCAAGAAATTTCAGGTATACAAAATATAGTTGATAGAGATAGTTTTGAGTCAACTTTATGTTCAAAACTTTCTTCAATGGATTTATTTGAAAATCTTTATATAGTTACAGCTTATGCAAATATGGAAGAGTTTGATGATGAATACAGAGCGATAGCTAAAAAGGTTAAAAATCAGTTACCATCAGTTAATATATTAAACAGTTTAGGTTTAATGATGGAGTTAAGAGTACATAAACAACCTGAAGAGATAGAAGAAGTTAAAACTTCAATAAAATACACAAAAGAAGCATTAGAGTTTTTAATGAAAAATATGAAGCCTGATATGTATGAGTATCAGGTAAGAGCGCATTATGAATATCAGTTAATGCTAAGAAACTCATCACCAAGTTTTGCAACTATAGCCGCTTCAGGTAAGAGTGGTGTTATACTTCACCATGTAGATTTGAAAAATCAAATTCATGACGGTGAATTAGTATTATGTGATTTAGGTGCGTTATCAAATATGTATGCATCAGATATTACAAGAACTTATCCAGTTAACGGTAAATTTACTCAAAGACAAAAGGATATATATAACATAGTTTTAGGTGCACAAGATGTAACAATGGATATTATGAAACCAGGAATATCTGAAATTGATGTAAATAATGCTGTAATTAAATATTTTGCCAAAGAACTAAAAGCTATAAAACTTATAAGTGATGATAGCGAAGTTTCGAAATACTACTATCATAGTGTTGGACATCCATTAGGCCTTGATCTTCATGATTTAAGATGTAGAGATAGAAAAATGGCAGAAAACAATATTTATACTGTTGAACCAGGACTATACATAGCTGAAGAAGGTATTGGTATAAGAATTGAAGATGATGTATTAGTAACTAAAAACGGTAATATTAACTTATCTAAAGATATTATAAAAACAGTTAATGATATTGAAAACTTTATGAAATAA